From the genome of Vicia villosa cultivar HV-30 ecotype Madison, WI linkage group LG2, Vvil1.0, whole genome shotgun sequence, one region includes:
- the LOC131651071 gene encoding uncharacterized protein LOC131651071, translated as MTQSNHAGTGSHSGDIPPIPLSSKNKEDVRFCSRPVQSQTIKLRIHHMGELVDHPVKWYVNGLVSEMDWLWDTDYMSYMQFEKLIRKEGYRNIKCMWYWNPKYSFSRGLRPLNCDGDVLMLIEDLKGFDLVDIYVEHTVEVLGDEDIVDHYDEDGGPNCAEDEVDSDVEVVGDADMPKNVDASDNEMDVNEANRGDVDTEHVETEHVETEHVDVGIEDDEEDEDYVADTEIGSLSDEDLECSDDYVEQSEDLDWTSVMQCDEDHDKSRKSDEDDDSDVLHTPDGSGNDEEHEKFPSYKRGESSKFELGMVFSNKEMVKDAVKDYGMENNKNVVIKKNEAKRMVIKCMEGCNFHMRVSKRVGNQYWQVVSLIDEHNCARTPYNRQAKTNWLAKKFGHILRHNPDMKPAGLVAQALDRWGVKLSHDQAYRAKRRAMDMLQGAGMEQFQHLRRYAQELLTSNPNSTVVIRCADSHEGPVFERIYVCLEACKYGFAKFCRPLIGLDACFLKGDFGGQLMAAVGRDGNNKIMPIAYAVVEAETRDSWDWFIKLLLEDLEAINQRAYAFISDQQKGLIPAIQSVSAHVEQRICVKHLYGNWKKKNPGLEFKEVMWSAARATTVPSWERAMLKMKGMKETAWKEMVDVPATYWSRSHFNTYSKCDLQRIAKMKELMNTYSGDICPRIQMVLEKNKRNAAHWTPTWHGDDDMAIYGVTNGVDTYVVNLKQETCACRKWDLTGIPCSHSITCIWQNKKKPEDYVSEYYRKDTFKNIYSHIIYPTNGPQLWPLDNQSTMNPPIMRRAIGRPKKMRNKANDEPRLKHVLPRKLATVTCHKCGGMGHNKRSCKGKTAADRAIPKGGNKKIAGGQKKKKKANEEEIGNSSQAPMATQPSQPEHILFKTIMVQLWVTMVIDTICINAVIDRLTMVMVKLWFSYGSNSVQSYRFKLWFNYGY; from the exons ATGACACAAAGCAACCACGCAGGGACCGGTTCACACAGTGGCGACATTCCACCCATTCCTCTTTCATCGAAGAACAAAGAAGATGTCAGATTTTGTTCGAG ACCAGTTCAGAGTCAAACCATTAAGCTTAGAATTCATCATATGGGAGAGTTAGTAGATCATCCTGTTAAATGGTATGTTAATGGATTAGTGTCTGAGATGGATTGGCTGTGGGATACAGATTACATGTCATATATGCAGTTTGAAAAATTGATCAGAAAAGAGGGATATAGGAATATCAAATGCATGTGGTATTGGAACCCTAAGTATAGTTTTAGTCGTGGTCTGAGACCCCTTAACTGTGATGGTGATGTTCTTATGTTGATTGAGGACTTAAAAGGATTTGACTTGGTGGATATTTATGTTGAGCATACAGTAGAAGTGTTAGGGGATGAAGACATAGTAGATCATTATGATGAGGATGGTGGCCCAAATTGTGCTGAGGATGAAGTTGATAGTGATGTTGAAGTTGTAGGGGATGCTGATATGCCTAAGAATGTAGATGCAAGTGACAATGAAATGGATGTGAATGAAGCTAACAGAGGAGATGTGGATACTGAACATGTTGAGACTGAACATGTTGAGACTGAACATGTTGATGTTGGaatagaagatgatgaagaagatgaagactatGTGGCTGATACTGAGATAGGTAGTTTATCTGATGAGGACTTAGAATGCAGTGATGACTATGTGGAACAAAGTGAGGATTTGGATTGGACATCAGTGATGCAATGTGATGAGGATCATGATAAGTCTAGAAAAAGTGATGAGGATGATGATTCTGATGTGCTGCATACACCTGATGGTAGTGGTAATGATGAGGAACATGAAAAGTTTCCTTCTTATAAAAGAGGTGAGTCATCAAAGTTTGAGCTTGGTATGGTCTTCAGTAacaaagaaatggtgaaggatgcTGTCAAAGACTATGGTATGGAGAACAACAAAAATGTTGTCATAAAGAAGAATGAGGCAAAGAGAATGGTGATTAAATGCATGGAAGGATGCAATTTTCACATGAGAGTTAGTAAGAGGGTGGGGAATCAGTATTGGCAAGTGGTGAGTTTAATAGATGAACATAATTGTGCTAGGACTCCTTATAATAGACAAGCAAAGACTAACTGGTTGGCTAAGAAGTTTGGCCACATTCTGAGGCACAACCCTGACATGAAACCAGCAGGATTGGTTGCCCAAGCTCTTGATAGATGGGGAGTAAAGTTATCACATGACCAGGCTTATAGGGCTAAAAGGAGGGCCATGGATATGTTGCAAGGGGCTGGTATGGAACAATTTCAACATTTGAGGAGGTATGCCCAAGAATTGTTGACATCCAACCCTAACAGTACTGTTGTGATTAGGTGTGCAGACTCACATGAAGGCCCTGTCTTTGAAAGAATCTATGTATGTCTAGAGGCTTGCAAGTATGGCTTTGCAAAATTCTGCAGGCCATTAATAGGGTTGGATGCTTGTTTTTTGAAAGGTGATTTTGGAGGGCAGTTGATGGCAGCAGTTGGTAGAGATGGAAATAATAAGATTATGCCCATTGCATATGCTGTGGTGGAGGCTGAGACAAGAGATTCTTGGGATTGGTTCATCAAACTTCTATTGGAAGACTTGGAAGCTATAAACCAAAGAGCCTATGCTTTTATCTCAGACCAACAAAAG GGATTAATACCAGCAATTCAAAGTGTGAGTGCTCATGTTGAGCAACGCATATGTGTGAAGCATCTATATGGGAATTGGAAGAAGAAGAATCCTGGTCTTGAATTCAAAGAGGTTATGTGGAGTGCAGCAAGAGCTACAACTGTTCCATCATGGGAAAGGGCAATGTTAAAGATGAAAGGCATGAAAGAAACTGCTTGGAAGGAGATGGTGGATGTCCCTGCAACTTATTGGAGTCGGTCTCACTTCAATACCTATTCCAAATGTGACCTCCAG AGGATAGCTAAGATGAAAGAGTTAATGAATACCTATAGTGGTGATATATGTCCTAGAATACAAATGGTGCTagaaaaaaacaagagaaatgcAGCACATTGGACTCCCACATGGCATGGTGATGATGACATGGCCATATATGGTGTCACTAATGGAGTTGACACATATGTTGTTAACCTCAAGCAAGAGACTTGTGCATGTAGGAAGTGGGATTTAACTGGCATCCCTTGTAGCCATTCTATCACATGTATCTggcaaaacaagaaaaaacctGAAGACTATGTATCTGAATACTACAG GAAGGATACTTTCAAGAACATCTACTCACACATTATTTACCCCACTAATGGTCCACAATTGTGGCCTTTGGATAACCAGTCCACCATGAATCCACCAATTATGAGAAGGGCCATAGGTCGTCCCAAGAAAATGAGGAACAAAGCTAATGATGAGCCAAGACTAAAGCATGTACTGCCTAGGAAACTTGCAACAGTAACTTGTCATAAATGTGGAGGAATGGGACATAACAAGAGAAGCTGCAAAGGCAAGACAGCTGCTGATAGGGCCATCCCAAAAGGGGGAAACAAGAAGATTGCTGGTggacagaagaagaaaaaaaaggcaaATGAAGAGGAGATTGGAAACTCATCCCAAGCACCAATGGCTACACAACCATCTCAGCCTGAGCA TATTCTGTTCAAAACTATTATGGTACAATTATGGGTAACTATGGTTATTGACACAATTTGTATAAATGCTGTTATTGACAGATTAACTATGGTTATGGTTAAATTATGGTTCAGTTATGGTTCAAATTCTGTTCAAAGTTACAGGTTCAAATTATGGTTCAATTATGGT